Proteins encoded within one genomic window of Chrysemys picta bellii isolate R12L10 chromosome 6, ASM1138683v2, whole genome shotgun sequence:
- the CCNO gene encoding cyclin-O, giving the protein MVTHPLSHERPGRPRSPPSKRRRAAGATPEERAQPLCRGLGLRTPVKKSKCPSCPGERPLQVDAAGPCHPGSPEPADRLELQAFRDYGASWYRFRKGLESKFHPREPLAQQPQVTAEARCKLISWLIPVHRHFGFSFESLCLAVNTLDRFLTTTPVAADCFQLLGVTSLFIACKQVEVHPPRVKQLLALCCDVFSRQQLCNLECIILNKLHFNLGAPTINFFLEHFTHLRVESCQADTKEANNAKALAKGMAELSMADYAFNKYPPSLLAICSLGLADQMLHHQNPLDLHISGYPEEVLQDCTDKLHLLVSLNGDSLPHVLPPGYF; this is encoded by the exons ATGGTCACGCACCCGCTGAGCCACGAGCGCCCCGGCCGGCCGCGCAGCCCCCCCAGCAAACGGCGGCGGGCGGCGGGCGCGACCCCCGAGGAGCGGGCTCAGCCCCTCTGCCGCGGGCTCGGCCTCCGGACGCCGGTGAAGAAGAGCAAGTGCCCGAGCTGCCCCGGGGAGCGGCCGCTGCAGGTCGACGCCGCGGGACCCTGCCACCCCGGCAGCCCCGAGCCCGCCGACCGGCTAGAGCTGCAGGCCTTCCGCGACTACGGGGCCAGCTGGTACCGCTTCCGAAAGGGGCTGGAGAGCAAGTTCCACCCGCGCGAGCCTCTGGCCCAGCAGCCGCAG GTGACGGCGGAGGCCCGGTGTAAGCTGATCAGCTGGCTGATCCCTGTGCACCGGCACTTCGGCTTCTCCTTCGAGTCCCTGTGCCTGGCAGTGAATACCCTGGACCGATTCCTCACCACCACCCCAGTGGCTGCCGACTGCTTCCAGCTGCTGGGAGTCACTTCCCTCTTCATCGCGTGCAAACAG GTGGAAGTGCATCCGCCCAGAGTGAAGCAGCTCCTAGCCCTTTGCTGCGACGTCTTCTCCCGTCAGCAGCTCTGCAATCTGGAATGCATCATCCTAAACAAACTACACTTCAACCTGGGGGCACCGACCATCAACTTCTTCTTGGAGCACTTCACCCACCTGCGTGTGGAGTCCTGCCAGGCAGATACCAAGGAGGCAAACAATGCCAAAGCTCTGGCCAAAGGGATGGCCGAACTTAGCATGGCCGACTATGCTTTTAACAAATATCCCCCCTCCCTTCTGGCCATTTGCTCCCTGGGACTGGCAGACCAGATGTTGCACCACCAAAATCCACTGGACTTGCATATAAGTGGCTACCCGGAGGAGGTTTTACAGGACTGCACGGACAAACTGCATTTACTGGTGTCTTTAAACGGAGATTCTTTACCGCATGTACTACCCCCTGGATATTTCTGA